The sequence ACTTTGGGGACCGTATTTTGTCCGAAACGCGAATCGCCGTTTATCCGATTCACGGACCGGTGTTTGTCCTATGGTTTAAAGCATCTTCCGCAAATGACTAAGGGTTCATCCTGTTTGTTGCGATGCCGGCCCCAGGTCTGTCCCGGTTCAGCGGCAGTTCTCAGGAACGTCCCTTCTGCGGTTTTATTGGGGGGCAGTGCACGATTCAGTAGACCGTCAGTACATGAAACCGGGGGGTTCCTCTCAAGGCTCTGTCGAAGGTTATCGTGACCGACGCGCCCTCGTCCTCGTTCAACCGCCCCAGGAGATGATCCGAAAAATCCCCCCTGCCGGCGCGGTAGTCGGCAAGGGACCGCCAGACGAGGTCTTTCCCGGGGATCTCGAACTGCGCCGTCCGGAGAATCCGTTCGAAAACATCCAGAAGCTCCTTCTTTCCGACGCCGTAGGCGCTTTCGAGCACCCAGGCCAGCTCGCACAGGACGAGGGGCTGGACGACCAGCTTTTCCCCTTTCTTCCCGGCCCCCTCGATCTCCTTGACCGCCGCGGCCGCTTGCCGGGGATCATCCTCCGTCAGGTAACGGACCAGGATGTTCGTGTCGAGGCCTTTCACCGCACCCCCGCCTTCCGTTGCCGGATGATCCGGTTCATCTCCTCAACGCTTACCGGCGCTCTTCCCGGCCGCCGCAGAAGACCCTTCAATAGACTCACATCCTCGGTCGCGGGCCGCATCAGCACGTTTCCATCGTCGAGCACGACGAAATCGAGCCGGTCGCCCGGGTGAAGCCCCATCAAATCCCGGATGGATTTCGGAACGACCAGTTGCCCCTTGCTGGTCAACGTCGCGGCAGGCATGCGACCTCCTGTAGTACGAAAATTCGAATTTCTTACTTGATTGTAAGAAATGGTGGGTTAGGAGTCAACTCCCGGCACGTCTGTCCCTGTTCAACGGGAGTTCGCAGGAACGTCCCTGTTCAGCGGTTCACGTCTTCGGAATGAACCGGACCGACGGCAATCCTTTCAGGTCGGCGTCGGAGGTCACCAGTTCCGCACCTTCCCGGGAAGCGGTGGCCAACACGATGGCGTCCGCCATGGCCAGCTTGTGCCTCACGGCAAGGTCGGCCCCCTCCAACGCGATCACCGCATCGAGGTCCACGATGCGACAGGAGGTCATCCTTCCAGCGCATCGCAAGGCCGTTTCCTCGCCGGCAGTGCGCACCAGGAACTTGTACACCTCGTGGAGGACAACCGTGGGAACGACGATCCGCTCCGGGGGCGCCGAGAGTTCGGATGCATATTCATCCGCCGAAGGGCCGTTCGTGAAAAACTCGATCCAGCCGCAGGAATCGACCAGCCGCATCAATACCGATCTTCCTTGTCCCGGAACCGATCCGCCGGCACCATGGGGGCAACCCCCCGGAGATCCTTCAACGGGCCTTCGGGGATGAGATAGAGGACTCCCCCTTTTTCCAGAACGGTGAGTTTCTGGCGCGGCTTGAGCCGGAGCCGCTTGCGGACCTCGCTGGGAATGACAATCTGGTATTTGGTCGAGATCGTCGCCTGCATGGCACGCCTCCTGACGCTTTACAATAATAGTATCGATCGGCTAAACGTAAGTCAACCGATATGCGAGTTCCCGGTAGGTCTGTCCGGTTCCGAGGTCATCGATCATTCGATCGAGGCGGGATGGACTACGTACTCGTCGACCATGTCGAAGACATGGTCGGGAACCCATCCCTGGGAGATCGTGTTCGGCCATCCGCACGGTGTGATGCTTTCACCTGTGCCCGATCCTTATGCTGGATGGCGCTTCCATCTCTCGGTCGATTCACCGGGAATGTTTATGCATGCCGTGAAGATGGCGATCGCGCTGGGGGATGCGTCCGCACAAATGCAGTTTTTCTCCGCCGTGCGGATTTCCGACGCACGGGACGGCGACCCTTCGCTGGCTCCGCGATCTGGTCAATCATTACCGGGGGACGGTTCGGAAACCGGGCGACCAAGTCGAGTTGACCCCCCATCGCTTCGACGTATCGCTTCAGGGTCGAAATCAACATATCGCTCCTCTGTTCGAGGCGCGAGATCGTGTCCTGGCCGACGCCGAGGGAGGAAGCGAGTTCCTCCTGCGTCCGTTTCACTGCCTGCCGCAAGTCTTTCAGGGTCGCGAGTTCCGCCGCCCGACGCTCGACCTTCTCCCTGCGCTTCGGGGGCAACTTGGCGAGGACCTGATCAAGATTTCTTGCCATGACCTTTCTCCTTGTATCCACGGTCGGTCGCCCAAGATTCGGGCCAAAGTCTCTCACCAAGATCGTATGTGCGAGGAGTTCGTCCTGCAGCCTCTCGTCGAATGCCTTGAACTCCTCGTCGAATTCTTCGTGGAAGATCACCTCCCACTTCATGGCCGTATTATGCATCCTGTTCCATATGTATTCAAGACCATATTCCACCCAACTTTCTCCACGGCTTTCTTCTCCGCTTCCGCGGCAATCCGCGATGTGTTTTTCCCGCGAATCAGTCTTTCATCTGAATAAGCACGTACCG is a genomic window of Deltaproteobacteria bacterium containing:
- a CDS encoding type II toxin-antitoxin system VapC family toxin translates to MKGLDTNILVRYLTEDDPRQAAAAVKEIEGAGKKGEKLVVQPLVLCELAWVLESAYGVGKKELLDVFERILRTAQFEIPGKDLVWRSLADYRAGRGDFSDHLLGRLNEDEGASVTITFDRALRGTPRFHVLTVY
- a CDS encoding AbrB/MazE/SpoVT family DNA-binding domain-containing protein; the encoded protein is MPAATLTSKGQLVVPKSIRDLMGLHPGDRLDFVVLDDGNVLMRPATEDVSLLKGLLRRPGRAPVSVEEMNRIIRQRKAGVR
- a CDS encoding type II toxin-antitoxin system VapC family toxin — translated: MRLVDSCGWIEFFTNGPSADEYASELSAPPERIVVPTVVLHEVYKFLVRTAGEETALRCAGRMTSCRIVDLDAVIALEGADLAVRHKLAMADAIVLATASREGAELVTSDADLKGLPSVRFIPKT
- a CDS encoding AbrB/MazE/SpoVT family DNA-binding domain-containing protein, with protein sequence MQATISTKYQIVIPSEVRKRLRLKPRQKLTVLEKGGVLYLIPEGPLKDLRGVAPMVPADRFRDKEDRY
- a CDS encoding helix-turn-helix domain-containing protein; translated protein: MARNLDQVLAKLPPKRREKVERRAAELATLKDLRQAVKRTQEELASSLGVGQDTISRLEQRSDMLISTLKRYVEAMGGQLDLVARFPNRPPVMIDQIAEPAKGRRPVRRKSARRRKTAFVRTHPPARSPSSRHA